The genomic region GGGCCACATGCCGAGCACTACAGGTAGCGGTGGTAGTGCGCGGTGCATGTATTTGCGCTGCACGCACGTGGTGCAGTCGAGCAGGGCATAGCCGGGCTTGCCGCCAGGGTCATTGGCTAGGATGCGCATTGGACCCACGCAAACCCCCGGGGGGAACCCCACAGCGCCACTACGTCCACTCCCCACGGGCACCGGCGCGTGGACGTGCCGAGCAGCACCAGTCCGAGATCTGCGGGGCGGTAGCAGCGCTCCGCAGCAACCAGATCGAATTCGCTTATAATCACCATGTACTGGATTTGGTCGGTTGGGGTGGGGTCAGTAGCCATATGCCTCCACGTCAGACAGATATTCCCCGTTTATACCGCACGCGCATACTTTTCCCGGCGTATCGTGCGGCGCTTTGCAGCGCGCACACAACAGCGGCCAAACGCGCAACTTGTCGTTTAACACAATGCGCCTGGCGCTCTTGCTCCAATAGGACATAGCTTCGGCCTTGCTGCTCAGGATAACGTCCGGCATCACCCGTCGGGGGATTGCGTGCATCAATGTCTCGAGACGTTTTGCGGACGCGTCTACGATATCTAGAGGCACCTCGAAAATGAATTCATCATGCACGTAATTAACCATTGCACAGCGCGCCAGCGGCGAATCCAAACACAATAACCGTTCTTTGAACATTTCCCAACCCACTACACCTTCGATGACCGCGCCGAGAGATTGAAAACTGTTGTTGCACGCGCTGCAGAACGTTACGTTGCGGCGGATGATAGACGTACCAGGAATCGGCACAGTAAAGCGCCCGTCTGTCTGTTCGCAATGTCCCACCCAATCGTGCATTTTGGCGCCCACGGGCACAGCGTCGGCCCATGCTTGGCGGTAGGTCTTAGCTTGCTGCTCAGTCCAGTCGAGACCCTGCAGTTGTTTGGCGCTGATCTTGAGGCGGCGCCATCCAGCACCGCCTGGCGCTCCAAAATCGATTGGCTTGGCTGCGTCTCGAGCGAGCGAAAATCCGGGGTGCTTTCGCTCCTTGAGCTCGACTCCCTCTGCATACGTGCATCCGAAAATACGGCTGGCCACGAGTGTGTGCAGATCTTTGCCGGCGTTGACGAAATCCGCGAACGATCGGTCCCTGAGATACCAAATGCCGAACTGCGCCAGCGTTGCATTTTCGAGCCCACCGTGGTCCACGGAAACAAAACAGTGTCCACGCCGCGGTACGAAACACTCCCGGATGCCGTTGTCCGTGCCGAGATTTTGGACCTGCGGGTTGCTGCTGGTCGTGCGCGTTGAGTCGGCCACGCCCCAATGCGTGCTGATTGGTGCGGTTGCTCCGGCGGCGTAGTGCGGCAGGGTGCTCTCGAGAGACGACCACGATCCGTATTCCGCGAATGCCACGAGCCTTTCGTCGCCACTTTCCTCGAGCACGGATCGTGTTGTCTTGATTGACGGGTGCCAGTGTTTTTTGCGGGGGGACGCATCCTTTGCTTGGCGTGGTTTGGTCGTCAGTATTGACGGCGGCACGAGCGGTACAGCGGCAGCAACACGCTCTTTGAGCGGTCGCCCTGGCAACGGTAACGGTCTGGGTGCGAGGTACGCAGCGGCCACAAGAGCCTGTTGCCGGATTTTGTTTCCGGTTCCGCAGGCGCGCACCAGGCTGGGGTCCGGCGTGTTATCGGGCTCGTCCTCCAGCAGCGCCGGCACTTGCGCTTGCGCGCGCAATGTGCCTATGTGCTTTTCGACAGCCCGCTGCAAGTCGGCTAACTTGGCGCCGTCCGTGCGCAGCCCCCAGCACCGGCAGGCTTCGAGCCACACTCTTTTTCTGGTGAGCGCGCAGACATCGCTCCAAGCAATGCCGCCCTCGCGTGTGAGCCATTTGTGCTGGCGTCCGTACAGTTTGCGCACCGCGGTCGCGTCGTCTCGCGCGTAGGCAATTTGCGCGGAGGTGTAGTCCTCTAAAGGACGGTCCAGCAATGCGCCGTAGTTCAGGCGCACCTCCGGATCTTTCGGCAGTTCGCCTAGTCCGTGGTACGCGTGCAGCACGTCCAGACTTAGGTCCGTCCACTTCGCCAGGCCGCCAATGATCGCCAGACGCTGGATCACCCAGGTATCACCAATCAGGTCGGATTCGAGCGCCCCCACTACAGCACGCGAGCACCCCCACCACGCAAGCGCGCAGCAGAGGTCGTATGGAGCGTTGTGCCAAATTGTTGGGGCGTGCAGCGCGTGCAGAAACACTTCTCTTGCTTCGGGCGTGGGGATCAACAGCGCGCCGCCCGCAGCAGGTCCGTCCAAGGACAAGCACACCGGGCGCGGCGCCATGTAGCCCGGCGCAAAGCGCTCGGTTTCGGTGTCCGCGCCGGTAATTGCTTCTGGGGTGGGGGCTGGTGTTGTCATGCCCAAGTCGCATTGGTGGAGTGTACGCTATTTATTTGGAGTTACGTGGTCCCACGCCCCGGGCTTGCACCGGCGATGTTCTCTGTGGTCGTGGGAAGCGCGACTTGCTAACGACAGGCTGTCACATTTGGAGGCCAACGAAGGGAGTCGCGCATTTTCTTTTTCAATCAGTAGCCAGCATGCAGACCGGCGCGTAAAATGTCTTGCCGGTTTCTTTGCTGACACCATCCTCGACATTGATCAGTCGGAGCGGGATGCCGAGCGAGGGGATTTGGATTGACATGCGTATGAGTTCGCTCCTCGCGCTATCAGCATCAAAACCCTTTTGTCCCGTTTGCCCCATGCAACCAGCAACAAATTCTTTGAATCGGCGCAAGCTGCGGTCGCTGTTTTCTTTGTCTTTGCCAAACGCATACGGGTTGTAGAACCATGGCAATGCGCGTGTTGTTCCGACTAGGATAGAGGCTGGATTGAACCCTGCGGTAGCGCCGGTGTCTACACGCACGACATCAAATGTTGCTTCGAATTTCGGTCCGCTTCGCTGTGTTGGCGCGCAGTGCCTCAGCTGGTGTAGGATCACTCTGATATCATACACCTCGTTGTACGGCAGCCACTTGGGGCCTCTCTGACTTTGATCGGGGATTGCTCCTAGTGATGGCATGACGTTCGGATCGAATGGCGGGGGTGCTATGACTGCTGGCGCTGGCGCCGGCTGTGCGGCGGCTGGGGCGGCTGCGCCCTGTGCTTGACGGTCTATGATTGCTTGAATGTGTGGGGGTATTGGCATATTGTTCCTTGTGTGATCGGAGAGAATGAAGTTAAGTTAAATAACTCGTGCTTGGCGCATAACCGAGCGCACGACATTGACGGGTGGATTGTGCTCAGAGTCTTGCCAAAGAATGTCGTGCCTAATCCACACGGCAGCCCTGGATAATCGATTTACGGCCATCCATACACCGAGAGCGTCGTGCCATTCCCAGCACCACGGCTCTTGCAATTCAACGGACGGCTTTTTTGGGCTGTTGGGCGCGATTTTTAGTACTGCTTCGATCGCGTTGGCTCCAGTCCAAAGCATATGTTGTTCTACCACACGATCAGCGGTATAAGGAGATTCCTCATACTTTGCGTGCAATCCGGAAAGTATCCGCTCCGCAGCGCGCAGTGTAGCAGTTTCTGGGGCTGTTAAGTACCTCACAGTAAACACCCGTTGACTCGCAATACCGCGAGCACCACAGCCACTGGTATAGCCTCGGTACAAGTATCCCAGCATGCACCGTCAGCACACCAAAATGTTTCGAAAGTATATGCTCTGCTACCCTTAATACGCGCGCGCCCAGCCGGCAAATGTTCTGTTGGGGCACTCTGTGTTGTGCATTTCATGGTTCTTTGCTTTCTGTCGGCAGCACCCCAAACGCCGCTCCGACAGCCCAGTCCGGGCGTGGTAGCATTGTTTGGGCGTGCAGTATTTTTTGGGGTTGACGTTCGATGAGCTCTGCTCGTCGAGCATAGCTCAGTCCGACGTGGAGCGCCACGAAATTCTCGAGGCACCCCACCACATAGTCAATATGCACCCCAGCTGACGCCCCCTCACGGTGCGTTCGGCCGATTCTCTGTTCCCAGTCTACGGCTTTTTGTGGGGGCGTACAAAAGAGATTGCGCCTATATCCGACCCCGCCGGGTCCGACGCCAACCTGCAGATTTCGCGACGTGGTGCAACTGCGACAGCTCGCGATAATTGTAGGGGCTGTCGCTTCGTTGATCGACCGCCCCTCTGCATTACGTCCTTGCGCTCCATAGTACGTCCACCCCGTGCGTTCGGCGAGCGCGAGCCCAAACGCCCTGTAGCTCGACCACACAATGCCGCCCTGCTGCCCCCACGCCGCAGCCGCCTCGACCGCGTGCGTGGACAGCCACACCGGGACGGTGTTGCGCGTGAACGACTCGGCTATCGCTTCCCACGCATT from Dehalococcoidia bacterium harbors:
- a CDS encoding DNA polymerase encodes the protein MTTPAPTPEAITGADTETERFAPGYMAPRPVCLSLDGPAAGGALLIPTPEAREVFLHALHAPTIWHNAPYDLCCALAWWGCSRAVVGALESDLIGDTWVIQRLAIIGGLAKWTDLSLDVLHAYHGLGELPKDPEVRLNYGALLDRPLEDYTSAQIAYARDDATAVRKLYGRQHKWLTREGGIAWSDVCALTRKRVWLEACRCWGLRTDGAKLADLQRAVEKHIGTLRAQAQVPALLEDEPDNTPDPSLVRACGTGNKIRQQALVAAAYLAPRPLPLPGRPLKERVAAAVPLVPPSILTTKPRQAKDASPRKKHWHPSIKTTRSVLEESGDERLVAFAEYGSWSSLESTLPHYAAGATAPISTHWGVADSTRTTSSNPQVQNLGTDNGIRECFVPRRGHCFVSVDHGGLENATLAQFGIWYLRDRSFADFVNAGKDLHTLVASRIFGCTYAEGVELKERKHPGFSLARDAAKPIDFGAPGGAGWRRLKISAKQLQGLDWTEQQAKTYRQAWADAVPVGAKMHDWVGHCEQTDGRFTVPIPGTSIIRRNVTFCSACNNSFQSLGAVIEGVVGWEMFKERLLCLDSPLARCAMVNYVHDEFIFEVPLDIVDASAKRLETLMHAIPRRVMPDVILSSKAEAMSYWSKSARRIVLNDKLRVWPLLCARCKAPHDTPGKVCACGINGEYLSDVEAYGY